A section of the Mesobacillus jeotgali genome encodes:
- a CDS encoding enoyl-CoA hydratase-related protein: protein MNNIKFQKERHIAYITIDRPESLNCFNYETLTELGELVDTLHTDTDVRVVIFTGAGDKAFSAGADLKERKHLTDAEVRRNVKKIRDVFSAVAELPQPTIAAVNGFAFGGGFELMLACDFKIAADSALMGMTEVSWGIIPGAGGTQRLSRLIGEMKAKELILTARKISAEKAFELGILTRVESIENVMAACKELAEEILQNAPIAVRQAKYAIQHGSSTDLQTGLAIESKAYEVTIPTKDRVEALNAFSEKRKPVFTSQ from the coding sequence ATGAACAATATCAAATTCCAGAAAGAACGGCATATCGCATATATTACAATCGACCGTCCAGAATCCTTAAATTGCTTCAATTATGAAACACTGACGGAACTTGGTGAACTTGTAGATACACTTCATACGGATACGGATGTAAGAGTGGTCATTTTTACCGGCGCTGGAGATAAAGCATTCAGTGCCGGGGCGGATTTGAAGGAAAGGAAGCACCTTACCGACGCAGAAGTACGCCGAAATGTGAAAAAAATCCGTGATGTGTTCAGTGCGGTTGCGGAACTTCCACAGCCAACAATTGCAGCCGTAAACGGATTCGCTTTTGGAGGGGGATTCGAATTGATGCTGGCCTGCGATTTTAAAATAGCGGCCGACAGTGCATTGATGGGCATGACCGAGGTGAGCTGGGGCATTATTCCTGGAGCGGGGGGAACACAGCGTCTTTCAAGGCTGATTGGTGAAATGAAAGCAAAGGAATTGATTTTAACCGCTCGTAAAATTTCTGCAGAAAAAGCATTTGAACTTGGAATCCTGACAAGAGTGGAATCAATAGAGAATGTCATGGCTGCGTGCAAGGAGCTTGCGGAGGAAATTCTCCAGAATGCACCAATCGCGGTTAGACAGGCGAAGTATGCGATCCAGCATGGCAGCAGTACAGACCTGCAGACTGGTCTGGCTATTGAATCGAAAGCGTATGAGGTAACAATCCCAACAAAAGACCGTGTCGAAGCATTGAACGCATTCAGTGAAAAGCGCAAACCTGTTTTTACATCGCAGTAA
- the paaX gene encoding phenylacetic acid degradation operon negative regulatory protein PaaX, translating to MNTRSMIFTLYGDYISHYGSKIWIGSLIRLLNEFGHNDQSVRAAISRMNKQGWVQAEKIGNKSYYSLTPRGQKRIDEAGKRIFKLKPEEWDGKWRILMYTIPEEIRNVRDELRKELIWSGFGSMSNSFWISANNLERQVKDLIDKYEIEQYVDFFVAEYKGPHENKRLVEKSWDLVEINTKYQDFISEYSQKYIIDKNKIQKGSMSDAECFVERTKLVHEYRKFLFFDPGLPEELLPEKWLGSHAASLFSEYYKELAEPASRFFESVFKEGNEIKHKDVDYNVMDHPYILD from the coding sequence TTGAATACACGATCAATGATTTTTACCTTATACGGCGACTATATTTCCCATTATGGAAGCAAGATTTGGATTGGCAGCCTGATCAGGCTCCTGAATGAATTTGGACACAATGATCAGTCTGTAAGAGCTGCAATTTCAAGGATGAACAAGCAAGGTTGGGTACAGGCTGAAAAGATAGGAAACAAAAGCTATTATTCTCTCACACCGCGTGGCCAGAAAAGGATTGACGAGGCTGGTAAGCGTATCTTCAAATTGAAACCCGAAGAATGGGACGGCAAATGGAGAATCCTTATGTATACCATCCCGGAGGAAATTCGCAATGTGCGTGACGAGCTGCGCAAGGAATTGATTTGGAGCGGCTTCGGTTCAATGTCAAACAGCTTTTGGATCTCAGCTAACAACCTGGAAAGACAGGTCAAGGATCTGATTGACAAATACGAAATTGAACAATATGTTGATTTTTTTGTTGCAGAGTACAAAGGGCCGCACGAAAACAAGCGCTTGGTCGAAAAAAGCTGGGACCTTGTTGAAATAAACACAAAATACCAGGATTTTATCAGTGAATACAGCCAGAAATATATCATCGATAAAAACAAAATCCAAAAGGGGAGCATGTCTGACGCGGAATGCTTCGTTGAACGGACGAAGCTGGTACATGAATACCGCAAATTTCTCTTCTTTGATCCTGGACTCCCTGAAGAGCTGCTGCCTGAAAAGTGGCTCGGCAGCCATGCAGCATCACTTTTCAGCGAGTACTATAAAGAACTCGCAGAACCAGCCTCCCGTTTCTTTGAATCGGTTTTTAAAGAAGGCAATGAAATCAAGCATAAAGATGTCGACTATAATGTAATGGATCATCCGTATATATTGGATTAG
- a CDS encoding NAD(P)H-dependent oxidoreductase, which yields MRDKETLKQEILDAFQFRHATKEFDPNKQIPEEDFRFILETGQLSPSSFGFEPWRFLVVQSEGLREKIKNTAWGAYGKLPEASHFVVILARTKLDTKYDSEYLQDHFKNKKKMPEDFMANYLKRIEEFQKSDFKLLEGERPLFDWACRQTYIALANMMTAAAQIGIDSCPIEGFNIESMNKLLQEEGLLEDGHFGISVMCAFGYRVNEPKPKTRRPLDDIVKWV from the coding sequence ATGCGTGATAAAGAGACATTGAAACAGGAAATCCTTGATGCGTTCCAGTTTAGGCATGCGACAAAGGAATTTGACCCGAACAAGCAAATCCCGGAGGAGGACTTTCGTTTTATCCTGGAGACAGGGCAGTTGTCGCCTAGCTCCTTTGGCTTTGAACCCTGGCGTTTCCTTGTAGTCCAGAGTGAAGGTCTTCGTGAAAAAATAAAGAACACTGCATGGGGTGCTTACGGTAAGCTCCCTGAAGCAAGCCATTTTGTTGTGATCCTTGCAAGGACTAAGTTGGACACAAAATATGACTCTGAGTATCTGCAGGATCATTTCAAAAACAAGAAGAAGATGCCTGAGGATTTTATGGCTAATTACCTTAAACGTATAGAGGAATTCCAGAAGTCCGATTTTAAATTGCTCGAAGGGGAGCGGCCGCTTTTTGATTGGGCTTGCAGACAAACATACATAGCACTTGCGAATATGATGACGGCTGCAGCTCAAATCGGGATTGATTCATGCCCGATTGAAGGCTTTAATATTGAAAGTATGAACAAACTGCTTCAAGAAGAGGGATTGCTTGAAGATGGACATTTTGGCATTTCGGTCATGTGTGCCTTCGGCTACCGTGTGAATGAACCAAAACCCAAAACAAGAAGGCCGCTTGATGATATCGTTAAATGGGTTTAA
- a CDS encoding gamma carbonic anhydrase family protein, whose product MILSYSGKKPALHETVFKAPGSYIIGDVRIGKDSSVWFNAVLRGDEDSITIGEGCSIQDNVTCHLFEGSPLVIEDEVTVGHNAILHGCTIRKRCIIGMGSTILDGAEIGEECIIGANTLIPAGKKIPPRSLVVGAPGKMIREIGEKDLELIQLSIDTYVQKGREYREALKDME is encoded by the coding sequence GTGATTTTATCATATTCAGGGAAAAAGCCAGCACTCCATGAAACTGTTTTCAAGGCACCGGGAAGTTATATCATTGGTGACGTTAGAATTGGAAAAGATTCAAGCGTCTGGTTCAATGCAGTGCTTCGCGGTGATGAAGATTCGATTACAATTGGAGAAGGATGCAGTATCCAGGATAATGTAACTTGCCACCTTTTTGAAGGTTCGCCTTTGGTCATTGAAGATGAGGTGACTGTAGGCCACAACGCGATCCTTCATGGCTGTACGATCAGGAAAAGATGCATTATTGGAATGGGCTCAACAATCCTGGACGGCGCCGAAATCGGGGAAGAGTGCATTATTGGCGCAAACACCTTGATTCCTGCAGGCAAAAAGATTCCGCCCCGCTCTCTTGTGGTAGGTGCGCCAGGCAAAATGATTCGGGAAATCGGTGAAAAAGATTTAGAGCTAATCCAGCTTTCAATCGATACATACGTCCAAAAGGGAAGGGAATACCGGGAAGCCCTTAAGGATATGGAATAA
- a CDS encoding NAD(P)H-dependent flavin oxidoreductase — MNGITSVLGIKYPIIQGGMGNISNAVLTAAVSEAGGLGTIGAGTMPAEEVEQIILETKSRTKMPFSVNIALSVSPNVVEILRLTVKHGVKIVTLSAGNPAPFIPKLKEAGIKIITVVASVKQAKKAEAAGADILVAEGYEAAGINSNLETTTLALIPQIVGQVNIPVVAAGGIGDGKGLAAMLALGACGVQMGTRFIATKEAPFHEVYKQKLLQANDHETVIVGRSVGKIRRLLNTPYAGKLLEAEKKGITSEEFAKLTTEDLHKKGALEGNEESGFMNGGQVSGLISDIPTVKELLDRMVIQAKERLRIAETIL; from the coding sequence GTGAATGGAATCACATCTGTTCTGGGCATAAAATATCCAATCATCCAGGGGGGGATGGGGAATATTAGTAATGCTGTTTTGACAGCTGCGGTTTCTGAGGCTGGCGGATTAGGGACAATTGGTGCCGGTACAATGCCTGCTGAAGAAGTTGAACAAATTATTCTTGAAACAAAATCTCGGACGAAGATGCCTTTTTCGGTGAATATTGCCTTAAGTGTTTCACCGAATGTGGTAGAAATTCTTAGATTGACTGTCAAACACGGTGTGAAGATAGTAACTTTGTCAGCTGGAAATCCTGCTCCTTTCATTCCAAAGCTAAAAGAGGCAGGCATTAAAATCATTACCGTTGTAGCATCTGTTAAACAAGCCAAAAAGGCAGAAGCAGCAGGAGCAGATATTTTAGTGGCAGAAGGATATGAAGCAGCCGGAATCAATTCTAACCTGGAAACCACGACTTTGGCCCTTATTCCGCAGATTGTGGGCCAGGTTAACATCCCTGTAGTGGCGGCAGGCGGAATTGGAGACGGAAAAGGACTAGCTGCCATGTTAGCACTTGGTGCATGCGGTGTTCAAATGGGAACCAGATTTATCGCAACAAAGGAAGCTCCATTTCATGAGGTTTATAAACAAAAGCTATTGCAGGCAAACGATCACGAGACAGTTATTGTTGGCAGGTCCGTTGGAAAAATTAGAAGACTGCTGAATACTCCTTATGCTGGAAAGCTGCTGGAAGCGGAAAAGAAAGGAATTACATCCGAAGAGTTTGCAAAGCTGACAACGGAGGATTTACATAAAAAAGGAGCGCTTGAAGGGAACGAAGAAAGTGGTTTCATGAATGGCGGCCAGGTATCAGGGCTAATATCTGACATACCAACTGTAAAAGAGTTGCTGGATCGGATGGTTATTCAAGCGAAGGAACGGCTTAGGATAGCAGAAACGATATTATAA
- a CDS encoding ABC transporter substrate-binding protein produces MKKSMKAISLVLASALLMAGCGGKETSNGSTEKEKYKIGLTQFAEHPSLDAATEGFKKALEEKGFKEGENVTYDFQNAQADMNNTATIANNFVGDKVDLIFANATPSAVAALNATKDIPIIFTSVTDPVGAGLVEAFDKPGDNITGTTDNHPDATKKTIDFMTNEIGAKKIGVIYNAGEQNSEVQLKEVKKLAEANGAKVVQASISTSAEVKQAAESLVGRVDAIYVPTDNTVVSALESVISVANGKKIPLFVGELDSMKRGAVAASGFNYYDIGYQSGIMAAQILSGDKKASDIPVELPKSLTLTINKKAAEAQGVEVKEEWGDSAEFYEE; encoded by the coding sequence ATGAAAAAATCAATGAAAGCTATTTCTCTTGTTCTTGCTAGCGCATTGTTGATGGCTGGCTGTGGGGGAAAGGAAACATCGAATGGATCAACAGAAAAAGAAAAGTACAAAATCGGTTTGACCCAATTTGCGGAGCATCCATCTCTTGATGCTGCCACAGAAGGATTCAAAAAAGCTCTTGAGGAAAAAGGCTTCAAAGAGGGAGAAAATGTTACATATGACTTCCAGAACGCACAAGCTGATATGAACAATACAGCAACGATTGCGAACAACTTCGTTGGTGACAAGGTTGACCTGATCTTTGCCAATGCGACACCAAGCGCTGTTGCGGCTCTTAATGCCACAAAGGATATTCCAATTATTTTCACATCTGTAACAGACCCTGTTGGAGCTGGCCTAGTCGAAGCATTTGATAAACCGGGAGACAACATCACCGGCACTACAGATAATCATCCTGATGCTACGAAAAAGACTATCGATTTCATGACCAATGAAATTGGAGCCAAGAAAATTGGCGTCATCTACAACGCTGGAGAACAGAACTCTGAGGTCCAGCTTAAGGAAGTGAAGAAGCTTGCAGAAGCAAATGGAGCAAAAGTGGTTCAAGCTTCGATTTCAACATCTGCTGAAGTTAAGCAGGCAGCTGAATCACTTGTAGGCCGTGTTGACGCCATCTACGTACCAACTGACAACACAGTAGTATCTGCTCTTGAATCTGTTATCTCTGTAGCAAACGGCAAGAAGATCCCATTGTTTGTTGGCGAGCTTGATTCAATGAAGCGCGGGGCTGTTGCTGCCAGCGGATTTAACTACTATGACATTGGTTATCAGTCTGGCATTATGGCTGCACAAATTTTATCAGGCGACAAAAAAGCTTCTGATATTCCTGTAGAACTTCCAAAATCTTTGACATTGACGATCAATAAAAAAGCTGCCGAAGCACAAGGTGTTGAAGTTAAGGAAGAATGGGGCGACAGCGCAGAGTTTTACGAAGAATAA
- a CDS encoding ABC transporter permease yields MFTSIFGAFESGIIYAIMALGVYLSFRVLDFPDLTVDGSFVTGAAVAAIMIVNGSNPFAATLVALAAGFIAGCMTGLIHTVGKVNALLSGILMMIALYSINLRIMGKSNVPLLNTDTAMTSVRDFFEKTGIDGFMNGLLTAVGLGDSLPRTWGILLFMIIVALAIKFLTDAFLKTEVGLAIRATGDNKRMIRSFSSNTNLMIILGLGLSNAMVAFSGALIAQQGGFADVGMGIGMIIIGLASVIIGEALFGTKSIARTTLAVIGGSIIYRIVVTLALRVEFLEPGDMKLITAVIVILALTAPKMLESYKEKKRKVKRQLDNLQMVAVASEGKGEAGAALKSDS; encoded by the coding sequence TTGTTTACATCAATATTTGGAGCATTTGAGTCGGGCATAATTTATGCAATTATGGCTCTGGGCGTTTACTTATCCTTTCGGGTACTTGATTTTCCAGATTTAACGGTGGACGGCAGTTTCGTAACGGGAGCTGCGGTTGCCGCGATTATGATTGTAAATGGCTCTAATCCATTTGCCGCTACATTGGTGGCACTTGCTGCAGGATTTATTGCAGGCTGCATGACAGGCTTGATCCACACTGTCGGTAAAGTCAATGCTCTATTATCAGGTATCCTGATGATGATTGCCTTGTATTCTATCAATCTTAGAATAATGGGCAAATCGAATGTTCCGCTTCTGAACACTGATACCGCAATGACTTCTGTACGGGACTTTTTTGAAAAAACTGGCATCGATGGATTTATGAATGGTTTGCTGACAGCTGTAGGGTTGGGAGACAGCCTTCCGCGGACATGGGGTATTCTGCTGTTCATGATTATTGTGGCTCTTGCGATAAAATTCCTTACAGACGCATTTTTGAAAACAGAAGTCGGACTTGCAATCAGGGCTACTGGAGATAACAAAAGGATGATACGCAGCTTTTCTTCCAATACAAATCTGATGATTATACTTGGTCTCGGTCTTTCTAATGCGATGGTAGCATTTTCAGGAGCATTGATTGCCCAGCAGGGTGGTTTCGCTGATGTCGGCATGGGAATCGGTATGATCATCATTGGGCTTGCTTCAGTGATTATCGGTGAAGCGCTATTTGGAACAAAATCAATTGCCAGGACAACTCTTGCTGTAATTGGCGGTTCGATCATTTACCGTATCGTCGTCACTCTGGCGCTAAGAGTTGAGTTCCTTGAACCAGGTGACATGAAGCTGATAACTGCGGTGATTGTCATTCTGGCTCTCACGGCTCCTAAGATGCTAGAGAGCTACAAAGAGAAAAAGCGGAAGGTCAAAAGACAGCTTGATAACCTGCAAATGGTAGCTGTTGCTTCTGAAGGAAAGGGTGAGGCTGGTGCTGCACTTAAATCAGATTCATAG
- a CDS encoding ABC transporter ATP-binding protein, with protein sequence MLHLNQIHRVFNEGTPDEKIALDNINLTLKKGDFVTVIGSNGAGKSTLMNIISGVMLPDHGRVELDGKDVTYMSEYNRSKMIGRVFQDPMAGTAPSMTIEENLAIAFSRNKRRTLARGVTKKRRELFKEVLESLHLGLENRLNAKVGMLSGGERQALSLLMATFTEPSILLLDEHTAALDPARAELITNLTKEIVDKYHLTTLMVTHNMQQALDLGNRLIMMDKGQIILEVNEDQKAKLTIEDLLNEFQRIRGTKMASDRALLS encoded by the coding sequence GTGCTGCACTTAAATCAGATTCATAGGGTTTTTAACGAAGGCACTCCAGATGAAAAAATAGCTCTGGATAATATCAATCTCACCTTAAAAAAGGGAGACTTTGTTACTGTGATCGGAAGTAACGGCGCCGGGAAGTCTACTTTGATGAATATCATTTCCGGTGTTATGCTTCCTGACCACGGAAGGGTGGAACTGGATGGAAAGGATGTTACCTATATGTCCGAGTACAACCGCTCTAAAATGATTGGCCGTGTATTTCAGGATCCGATGGCCGGCACCGCTCCGAGCATGACTATCGAGGAAAATCTAGCTATCGCCTTTTCGAGGAACAAGCGGCGGACGCTTGCACGTGGAGTCACTAAGAAACGCCGCGAGCTTTTTAAGGAAGTGTTAGAATCCCTGCACCTGGGCCTTGAGAACCGTTTGAATGCCAAAGTCGGAATGCTGTCAGGCGGGGAGCGCCAGGCCTTATCCTTGCTAATGGCCACTTTCACCGAGCCATCGATCCTCCTTTTGGATGAGCATACTGCAGCACTTGATCCGGCACGGGCAGAGCTTATCACCAATTTGACAAAGGAAATTGTTGATAAATACCATCTTACAACTCTGATGGTAACTCACAATATGCAACAGGCACTGGATCTTGGCAACAGGCTGATCATGATGGACAAAGGGCAGATCATCCTAGAGGTCAATGAGGATCAAAAAGCGAAGCTGACAATCGAAGACTTGCTGAATGAGTTCCAGCGTATCCGCGGAACGAAGATGGCTAGTGACAGGGCATTGCTCAGCTAA
- a CDS encoding thioesterase family protein, producing the protein MRDGLKAGQTASIEVIVTPDMFARFEGKLVHPVYSTVSMVYHMEWVSRQIILPFLEEDEEGMGGAVTVKHVAPCIEGAEVVITATVTDLQGNTILTNVRAESKGRLVGVGEVKQVVLPKAKITEILGS; encoded by the coding sequence ATGCGAGATGGCTTAAAAGCTGGGCAAACGGCCTCCATCGAAGTCATTGTTACACCAGATATGTTTGCCCGCTTTGAAGGAAAACTCGTCCATCCAGTATACTCCACGGTTTCTATGGTTTATCACATGGAATGGGTGTCGAGACAAATTATACTTCCATTTTTAGAAGAAGATGAGGAAGGAATGGGTGGTGCAGTAACTGTTAAACATGTTGCTCCATGTATTGAAGGAGCAGAAGTGGTCATTACCGCAACTGTCACTGACCTCCAGGGGAATACGATCCTGACCAATGTGAGGGCAGAAAGCAAGGGAAGGTTAGTTGGTGTAGGGGAAGTTAAGCAAGTAGTCCTTCCAAAGGCAAAGATAACTGAAATATTAGGCAGCTAA
- a CDS encoding Leu/Phe/Val dehydrogenase, with product MDMFEQIREHEQVVFCNDEATGLKAIIAIHSTRLGPALGGCRMYPYKTVDDALEDVLRLSKGMTYKCAAADVDFGGGKAVIIGDSTKDKSPELFRAFGQFVESIQGRFYTGTDMGTDPEDFVHALKETNCIVGVDEVYGGSGDSSVPTAQGVIFGLQATSKAVWDTDDLSGKSYAIQGLGKVGYKVAEYLLENGGDLYVTDINQKAIDQIVQKAKVMGAGIKIVSSDEIYSQPADIFIPCAMGGIINDDTIPQLQVKAVVGSANNQLKEVRHGYALQEKGILYAPDYIVNAGGLIQVADELYSPNKERVLKKTKAIYNSLLNVYNQAERDGITTVEAANKFCENRIEARTRRNSFFSHMKRPKWAVRM from the coding sequence ATGGATATGTTTGAACAAATTCGTGAACACGAGCAGGTGGTGTTCTGTAATGATGAAGCGACAGGATTAAAGGCAATTATCGCGATTCATAGTACACGATTGGGGCCGGCCCTTGGCGGCTGCCGCATGTATCCCTATAAAACAGTGGATGATGCACTTGAAGATGTATTACGGCTATCAAAAGGCATGACCTATAAATGTGCAGCTGCCGATGTAGATTTCGGTGGAGGAAAAGCAGTCATTATCGGTGATTCAACAAAAGATAAGAGTCCGGAATTATTCAGGGCTTTCGGCCAGTTTGTCGAGTCGATCCAGGGCCGTTTTTATACAGGTACTGACATGGGAACCGATCCCGAGGATTTTGTCCATGCCCTAAAGGAAACGAATTGCATCGTTGGCGTGGATGAAGTATATGGCGGAAGCGGTGATTCTTCCGTGCCGACTGCCCAGGGCGTCATCTTTGGGCTGCAGGCAACAAGCAAAGCTGTCTGGGACACAGATGATTTATCAGGAAAATCCTATGCTATCCAGGGTCTGGGCAAGGTAGGCTATAAGGTAGCAGAGTATCTCCTTGAAAATGGTGGAGATTTGTATGTAACAGATATCAATCAAAAAGCGATTGACCAAATTGTTCAGAAAGCGAAGGTAATGGGTGCTGGAATCAAGATTGTAAGCAGTGATGAAATTTATTCCCAGCCAGCAGATATTTTTATTCCATGTGCAATGGGAGGAATCATCAACGATGACACAATTCCTCAACTGCAGGTTAAAGCAGTTGTTGGTTCTGCTAACAATCAGCTGAAGGAAGTACGCCATGGATATGCACTTCAGGAAAAAGGGATTCTGTATGCGCCGGATTATATTGTCAATGCCGGCGGTTTAATCCAGGTTGCGGATGAGCTCTACTCTCCTAATAAAGAGCGAGTCCTGAAAAAGACAAAAGCAATCTATAATTCTCTTTTGAATGTATATAACCAGGCTGAAAGGGATGGAATCACGACAGTTGAAGCAGCGAATAAATTTTGCGAAAACCGGATTGAAGCGAGAACACGGAGAAACAGCTTCTTTTCGCATATGAAGCGGCCGAAGTGGGCTGTCAGGATGTAA
- the pdhA gene encoding pyruvate dehydrogenase (acetyl-transferring) E1 component subunit alpha, whose product MDKDFPIFQVMDQNGNIVSEEHKNLVTEDRVKKFYAEIVRIRTLDRKSVSLQRQGRIGTYAPFEGQEASQVGTALALNSDDWMFPTYRDHGAAMVFGHSLRNILLFWNGRNEGCVPPNGKKIFPPAIPIATQIPHAAGAAFAEKQKGTKNAAICYFGDGATSEGDFHEGLNFASVFKSPVVYVCQNNQYAISVPISKQMNSATIAQKAIAYDIPGVRVDGNDVFAVFVETEKALERARTGEGPTLIEAMTWRYGSHTTADDASKYRDQNESALKRMETDPLLRLERWLKNEGLFDETWAKEMEEQAAKEVDAAVKEMESFPAADPAVIFDYVFEKPTWTIEKQKREYFELLGGEA is encoded by the coding sequence ATGGATAAGGATTTTCCGATTTTTCAAGTGATGGACCAAAACGGAAACATTGTGTCCGAGGAACATAAGAATTTGGTTACCGAAGATCGAGTGAAGAAGTTTTATGCGGAAATAGTTAGGATCCGTACGCTGGACAGGAAATCAGTCAGTCTTCAGCGGCAGGGGCGGATCGGGACATACGCTCCATTCGAAGGACAGGAAGCATCCCAGGTTGGAACAGCTTTAGCACTAAATAGTGATGACTGGATGTTCCCTACCTATCGAGATCATGGTGCGGCGATGGTGTTCGGTCATTCGCTGAGAAACATCCTGTTGTTTTGGAACGGGCGGAACGAAGGCTGTGTCCCGCCTAACGGGAAAAAGATATTCCCGCCGGCCATACCGATCGCAACCCAAATCCCCCATGCAGCAGGAGCAGCATTCGCTGAAAAGCAAAAAGGAACAAAAAATGCGGCCATTTGTTATTTCGGTGATGGAGCAACTTCGGAAGGGGATTTTCATGAAGGGTTGAATTTTGCCAGCGTTTTTAAATCTCCTGTTGTGTATGTCTGCCAGAATAACCAGTATGCGATATCAGTGCCAATCAGCAAGCAGATGAATTCTGCCACGATTGCCCAAAAAGCAATTGCCTACGATATTCCGGGTGTAAGGGTTGATGGCAACGATGTTTTTGCTGTGTTTGTTGAAACCGAAAAGGCACTTGAACGTGCCCGGACTGGTGAGGGGCCAACATTGATTGAAGCAATGACCTGGAGATATGGTTCACATACAACAGCAGATGATGCTTCAAAATACCGTGACCAGAATGAAAGCGCGTTAAAAAGGATGGAGACAGACCCGCTGCTCAGGCTGGAGCGGTGGCTGAAAAATGAAGGATTGTTTGATGAGACATGGGCGAAAGAAATGGAAGAACAAGCTGCAAAAGAGGTTGATGCAGCAGTCAAGGAAATGGAAAGTTTCCCTGCAGCAGACCCGGCAGTAATCTTTGATTATGTCTTCGAGAAGCCTACTTGGACAATCGAGAAGCAAAAGCGGGAGTATTTTGAACTGCTCGGGGGTGAGGCTTGA
- a CDS encoding alpha-ketoacid dehydrogenase subunit beta, whose translation METALQTKTLTLVQAITDGLDTMLGESKEVILLGEDIGKNGGVFRATDGLQEKHGENRVIDTPLSEAGFVGAAIGMAVNGFRPVVEIQFLGFIYPAYEQIMTHASRLRMRTMGHFTVPMVIRAPYGAGVRAPEIHCDSTESLFTHMPGIKVVCPSNAYDAKGLMIAAIEDPDPVLFLEPMRSYRSSRDEVPEGKYTVEIGKGKKLTEGDDVTVIAWGAMVPVAMKAVEDMKNKGVQCELLDLRTLYPIDKDLVIESVQKTGRTVIVHEAHATGGTGSDLISLINDEAFLYQKAPAERVTGYDTPVPYFGFENHYLPTPKRVAAAIEKVMKF comes from the coding sequence ATGGAAACAGCGCTGCAGACTAAGACCTTGACACTGGTCCAGGCGATAACAGATGGTCTTGATACGATGCTTGGAGAAAGCAAGGAGGTCATTCTCCTTGGTGAGGATATTGGTAAAAACGGAGGAGTATTCCGTGCAACGGATGGTCTTCAGGAGAAGCATGGAGAAAACCGGGTCATAGATACTCCATTAAGTGAAGCGGGTTTTGTAGGTGCAGCTATTGGAATGGCAGTGAATGGTTTCCGACCAGTGGTAGAAATCCAGTTCCTTGGCTTCATCTACCCAGCCTATGAACAAATCATGACACACGCTTCAAGGCTGCGGATGAGAACCATGGGCCATTTTACCGTCCCTATGGTGATCCGTGCTCCTTATGGTGCAGGCGTGCGAGCACCGGAAATTCATTGTGACAGTACTGAATCACTTTTCACCCATATGCCGGGAATAAAGGTTGTTTGCCCTTCCAATGCCTATGACGCAAAAGGTTTGATGATTGCCGCTATTGAAGACCCTGACCCTGTCCTGTTTCTGGAACCAATGAGGAGTTACCGTTCTTCACGGGATGAAGTTCCAGAAGGAAAGTATACCGTTGAAATTGGCAAAGGCAAAAAGCTGACCGAAGGCGATGATGTGACGGTAATTGCCTGGGGGGCAATGGTGCCGGTGGCAATGAAGGCTGTTGAGGATATGAAAAATAAGGGAGTTCAATGCGAGCTCCTCGATCTGCGGACACTGTACCCTATTGATAAGGATCTTGTCATTGAATCAGTTCAGAAAACGGGTCGAACGGTCATTGTCCATGAAGCACATGCAACTGGGGGCACAGGAAGCGATTTGATTTCATTGATTAATGATGAAGCCTTTCTATATCAGAAAGCCCCAGCAGAAAGAGTCACTGGCTATGATACGCCAGTTCCATACTTTGGTTTTGAAAATCACTATCTGCCGACCCCAAAAAGAGTCGCAGCTGCAATCGAAAAAGTGATGAAGTTTTAG